A genomic window from Flavobacterium phycosphaerae includes:
- a CDS encoding HNH endonuclease family protein: protein MIFINIDNYEPEHDWLERADNLTTQLLAAATPEEITTIITDNENLWGQLKQHFCDILRRKCWYSESINDFAHCHVDHFRPKARAIDEQGNDQGGYWWLAFNWRNYRYSAPAGNVRKRDYFHVNANKATTPADALENEDIRFLDPTEPDDPDKLKFNNEGIVSPKSDNENSRDNIQAEYTIRRMNLNMVGLVEGRKDKYRKTARLIRQTEELLALQAVTFDLARRQSIKAKQLELFELSNRFSEYSAAVKYCLRESGHEWALNIAIAS, encoded by the coding sequence ATGATTTTTATAAATATTGATAACTACGAACCTGAACATGATTGGTTAGAAAGAGCGGATAATTTGACTACCCAACTTTTAGCTGCCGCAACTCCAGAAGAAATAACTACAATTATAACAGACAATGAAAATTTATGGGGTCAATTAAAACAACATTTTTGTGATATTCTTAGACGAAAATGTTGGTATTCAGAATCTATAAATGATTTTGCTCATTGTCATGTTGATCATTTTCGACCTAAAGCGAGAGCTATTGATGAACAAGGGAATGATCAAGGAGGTTATTGGTGGTTAGCCTTCAACTGGAGAAATTATCGATACTCTGCTCCTGCAGGTAATGTAAGGAAAAGGGATTATTTTCATGTTAATGCTAATAAAGCAACAACCCCTGCTGATGCATTAGAGAATGAAGACATTCGTTTTTTAGACCCAACTGAGCCTGATGATCCTGATAAATTGAAATTTAATAACGAAGGAATTGTAAGTCCCAAATCCGATAATGAAAATTCAAGGGATAACATTCAAGCTGAATATACCATTAGGCGAATGAATTTAAATATGGTTGGATTAGTTGAAGGAAGAAAAGATAAATATAGGAAAACAGCAAGATTAATAAGGCAAACAGAAGAATTATTAGCATTACAAGCTGTTACTTTTGACTTAGCCAGAAGGCAAAGTATTAAAGCTAAGCAGTTAGAATTATTCGAATTATCAAATAGATTTTCCGAGTATTCAGCAGCTGTTAAGTATTGTCTGCGTGAAAGTGGTCACGAATGGGCGCTAAACATTGCTATCGCATCATGA
- the bla gene encoding subclass B1 metallo-beta-lactamase, with protein sequence MKTPFTLLLLLLITLTGVESCAQKEVPFKPKVVYQSKALLITQLSPNTYEHTSYKQTDEFGYVPCNGLLVKDGTEVIVLDTPTNTKSAEALIKWVTKKLHCTIKAVVPTHFHDDCLGGLEAFHQKGIPSYAYYKTMALAKEARLTTPQNSFSDTITLPVGQEKVMVTFFGEGHTKDNVVGYFPKEHILFGGCLIKALEASKGYLGDANTADWSATVAQVKKAYPEATLIVPGHGDYGDRQLLDYTITLFQPQ encoded by the coding sequence ATGAAAACGCCCTTTACCCTTCTTTTGCTACTGCTAATCACGCTAACCGGAGTAGAAAGTTGTGCTCAAAAAGAAGTTCCCTTTAAACCCAAAGTGGTTTACCAATCTAAAGCGTTGCTTATCACCCAGCTTAGTCCCAATACTTATGAACACACCTCGTACAAGCAAACGGATGAGTTTGGGTATGTGCCTTGCAACGGGTTACTGGTAAAAGACGGTACTGAAGTTATCGTATTAGATACGCCCACCAATACTAAATCAGCCGAGGCATTAATTAAATGGGTTACTAAAAAATTGCATTGTACGATAAAGGCGGTCGTTCCTACGCATTTTCATGATGACTGTTTGGGTGGTTTAGAGGCTTTTCATCAAAAAGGCATTCCTTCTTATGCCTATTATAAAACCATGGCACTGGCTAAAGAAGCCCGGTTAACCACGCCTCAAAATAGTTTCAGCGATACTATTACTTTACCGGTGGGACAGGAAAAAGTGATGGTAACCTTCTTCGGTGAAGGGCATACCAAGGATAACGTAGTGGGGTATTTTCCGAAAGAGCATATCCTTTTCGGAGGGTGTTTGATTAAAGCATTGGAGGCCAGCAAGGGCTACTTGGGAGATGCCAATACCGCTGATTGGTCGGCCACGGTAGCACAAGTGAAGAAAGCCTACCCGGAGGCCACCCTGATAGTACCCGGTCACGGAGACTACGGAGACCGCCAATTGTTGGATTATACCATAACTTTATTCCAACCACAGTAG
- a CDS encoding pyridoxal phosphate-dependent aminotransferase produces MEKNRRLWLKQIGLGVAGMGLTNFDSLASPLAAEKLTTGFKDEANLIYLRSNENPYGPSPLARKAFVDHATISNRYHWDIETQLIAALAQKHGVQEENIVLGAGSTEILDMVAKLASSNKGNYVIADPSYDYWTVTLDTLGLTKNRVPLTIDKKLNLQAMLEAVNPDTKLVYICNPNNPTGTICEREALVAFVTKIPQNTLVLIDEAYLDFTQQQSLCTMVKDHNNIIIAKTFSKIYGLAGARIGYAIANKTIIEAMANLQSNTNNSVSVVSKLAAIASLKDTAFVSNCYSLNEEVRHYTIKELQKLNCECIASTTNFIYFSLSKYHKDYFKQLENNGIQGGRIYEEEGKWTRITVGTMAEMKQFIKAIQ; encoded by the coding sequence ATGGAAAAGAACAGAAGACTTTGGCTAAAACAAATTGGACTCGGCGTAGCCGGTATGGGTCTAACCAACTTTGATTCCTTAGCTTCTCCTCTCGCGGCTGAAAAGTTAACTACCGGTTTTAAAGACGAGGCTAACCTAATTTATTTACGCTCCAATGAAAACCCCTATGGCCCGTCTCCATTAGCCCGGAAAGCCTTTGTAGACCATGCTACTATTAGTAACCGGTATCATTGGGATATTGAGACCCAACTGATTGCTGCCCTTGCTCAAAAGCATGGTGTTCAAGAGGAAAACATAGTGTTGGGAGCCGGTTCAACTGAAATTTTAGATATGGTGGCAAAGTTGGCCTCATCAAATAAAGGGAATTATGTAATAGCAGACCCAAGTTATGATTATTGGACCGTTACCTTAGATACTTTAGGGTTAACGAAAAATAGAGTCCCCCTAACAATCGATAAGAAGCTTAATTTGCAAGCTATGTTGGAAGCAGTAAACCCGGACACCAAGTTGGTTTATATCTGTAATCCAAACAACCCGACCGGAACCATTTGTGAAAGAGAAGCCTTGGTCGCATTTGTAACCAAGATTCCACAAAACACCTTGGTACTTATAGACGAGGCTTATTTAGATTTTACCCAACAGCAATCCCTCTGTACTATGGTAAAGGATCACAACAATATTATTATCGCCAAGACCTTTTCTAAAATATATGGTTTGGCCGGAGCCCGTATTGGGTATGCTATTGCGAACAAAACCATCATTGAGGCTATGGCCAATTTGCAATCCAATACCAATAATAGTGTTAGTGTAGTATCAAAACTTGCGGCTATTGCTTCGTTGAAAGATACTGCATTTGTTTCCAATTGCTACTCCCTGAATGAAGAGGTAAGACACTATACGATCAAGGAACTCCAAAAATTAAATTGTGAGTGCATTGCTTCTACTACCAATTTTATCTATTTTTCGCTTTCCAAGTACCATAAGGACTATTTCAAACAATTGGAAAACAATGGCATTCAAGGCGGAAGAATCTATGAAGAGGAAGGTAAATGGACCAGGATTACCGTAGGTACCATGGCCGAAATGAAGCAATTTATTAAAGCCATACAATAA
- a CDS encoding helix-turn-helix domain-containing protein, with protein MSSKEFKLLQRAIEELKNMLLTNQEVAVSEVFIDSHQMERFLKCSPSTLQRLRNNGTVPCFKMGRKYYYPKNLFTQEALNSIRRKDDPSKRFDDKD; from the coding sequence ATGAGTAGTAAAGAATTTAAGCTATTGCAACGGGCAATAGAAGAGTTGAAAAACATGCTGCTGACCAATCAAGAGGTCGCGGTGAGTGAAGTGTTTATCGACAGCCATCAAATGGAGCGCTTCCTCAAGTGCAGTCCCTCCACCTTACAACGGCTCCGCAACAACGGTACCGTACCGTGTTTTAAAATGGGCCGAAAGTACTATTACCCCAAAAACCTTTTTACCCAAGAAGCCCTCAACAGCATCCGAAGAAAAGACGACCCCTCTAAACGTTTTGATGATAAAGACTAA
- a CDS encoding alpha/beta hydrolase family protein, producing the protein MKKAAFLIAFSLTSLVSIAQDITGQWNGMLKVPGAQLRLVLNITKTDTGYSATMDSPDQGAAGIPVTTTTFENGKLSFSIPAGHIEYTGELKDKAVVGTFKQNGMEFPMNLSREAIEKKEPKRPQEPKEPFAYYSEDVTFTNAKDNITLAGTLTLPKKEGVYPVVILVSGSGPQNRNEELLGHKPFLVLADYLTKQGIGVLRYDDRGVGESKGDFKTATTADFATDAASAVAYLKTCKECNAKKIGIMGHSEGGVIAPMVAAQSKDVSFIVLLAGTGIPGDELLLLQQEAIARVEGATDAEIASSKATNRKVFDMIKSAKDASILNADLTKYLTNLQKNPPKGEKAPAKPQGLSDEGFVALQVSQIANPWMTYFIKYNPATALEKVKCAVLAVNGEKDLQVPPKENLSAINKALLKAGNKNVTLHEFPGLNHLFQECKTGSPNEYADIEQTFSPDALAYVAQWINNQTK; encoded by the coding sequence ATGAAAAAAGCCGCTTTCCTTATTGCCTTTTCACTAACTTCTTTAGTATCCATAGCTCAAGACATCACCGGCCAATGGAACGGTATGCTCAAAGTACCGGGCGCCCAATTGAGGCTGGTGCTTAACATTACCAAAACCGATACGGGTTACAGTGCCACTATGGACAGCCCCGACCAAGGAGCCGCCGGCATACCGGTAACGACGACCACTTTTGAAAACGGGAAACTAAGTTTTAGTATTCCGGCCGGGCATATTGAATATACCGGAGAGCTGAAAGACAAAGCCGTGGTGGGCACGTTTAAGCAAAATGGCATGGAGTTTCCGATGAACTTGTCGCGCGAAGCCATAGAAAAAAAAGAACCGAAACGACCGCAAGAGCCTAAAGAACCTTTTGCCTATTATAGCGAAGACGTAACCTTTACCAATGCCAAGGACAACATTACACTGGCCGGTACCTTGACTTTGCCTAAAAAAGAAGGCGTGTATCCGGTGGTGATTTTGGTTTCGGGCAGCGGGCCACAAAACCGCAACGAGGAACTATTGGGGCACAAACCTTTTTTGGTCTTAGCCGATTATTTAACTAAACAAGGCATAGGCGTATTGCGCTATGATGACCGTGGCGTGGGAGAATCAAAAGGCGATTTTAAAACAGCTACTACGGCCGACTTTGCTACGGATGCCGCCAGTGCGGTAGCCTACCTGAAAACGTGTAAAGAGTGTAATGCTAAAAAGATTGGCATCATGGGTCATAGCGAAGGCGGTGTTATTGCTCCTATGGTAGCCGCGCAGTCAAAAGACGTTAGTTTTATCGTATTGCTGGCCGGAACCGGTATACCGGGCGATGAGTTACTGCTGTTGCAACAAGAAGCCATAGCCCGTGTAGAAGGTGCTACAGACGCTGAAATAGCCAGCTCTAAAGCCACCAACCGCAAAGTGTTTGATATGATTAAAAGTGCTAAAGACGCGAGCATCTTAAACGCTGATTTGACCAAGTACTTAACCAACTTACAGAAAAACCCACCCAAAGGAGAAAAGGCACCCGCCAAACCCCAAGGCCTAAGCGACGAAGGCTTTGTAGCCCTGCAGGTGAGTCAGATTGCCAACCCGTGGATGACCTATTTTATCAAGTATAATCCGGCTACCGCTTTAGAGAAAGTGAAATGTGCGGTACTGGCCGTGAATGGCGAAAAAGATTTGCAGGTACCGCCTAAAGAAAACCTGAGTGCCATCAACAAAGCCTTGCTTAAAGCAGGGAACAAGAACGTGACACTACACGAGTTTCCGGGCTTAAACCACTTGTTTCAGGAATGTAAAACCGGCTCGCCTAATGAGTATGCCGATATTGAGCAAACCTTTTCGCCCGATGCTTTAGCCTATGTAGCGCAATGGATAAACAATCAAACCAAATAA
- a CDS encoding class I SAM-dependent DNA methyltransferase yields the protein MTDKTKIAVAVFDKCAALYQDRFMDVSLYHDTFDRFCSEIKKENAAVLELACGPGNITKYLLQQRSDFKILGTDLAPKMLALAQENNPTAQFQLLDVKAIGANTLKTTYDGVMCGFGLPYLSQEEAIRFIHQAYGILNTDGLLYLSTMEDDYSRSGWQKGSTGDAIFMHYHQEDYLSTALTAAGFSILLTERIVYPATDGSPITDLILIAKK from the coding sequence ATGACCGACAAAACTAAAATAGCGGTAGCAGTCTTTGATAAATGCGCAGCGTTGTATCAGGATAGATTTATGGATGTATCGTTGTATCACGATACGTTTGACCGATTTTGTAGTGAAATCAAAAAAGAAAACGCGGCTGTACTCGAACTGGCTTGCGGGCCCGGTAACATTACGAAATACCTTTTGCAACAGCGTTCGGATTTTAAAATCCTAGGCACCGATTTGGCCCCGAAGATGCTGGCTTTGGCGCAGGAAAACAACCCTACAGCTCAGTTTCAACTGCTGGACGTTAAAGCTATAGGAGCCAATACCTTAAAGACTACTTACGACGGGGTCATGTGTGGTTTTGGCCTGCCCTACCTTAGTCAAGAAGAGGCTATTCGTTTTATCCATCAGGCTTATGGTATTTTAAATACCGATGGGCTGCTGTACCTCAGCACTATGGAAGACGATTACAGCCGTTCGGGTTGGCAAAAAGGGAGCACCGGTGACGCTATTTTTATGCACTACCATCAGGAAGATTACCTGTCAACTGCTCTTACAGCAGCAGGATTCAGCATCCTACTCACCGAACGTATAGTATACCCGGCCACCGATGGGAGCCCTATTACCGATTTGATTTTAATAGCCAAAAAATAA
- a CDS encoding class I SAM-dependent methyltransferase, which yields MEQQLEEIRDQQKASWDKFSPGWKKWDELMMDFLKPMGDEIIQLLQPKATDVVLDIAAGTGEPGLSIATKVTNGKVIITDLSEDMLAIARENAMLRGITNIETQACDVCELPFADNTFDAISCRFGFMFFPDMLLAAKEMARVLKPGGRIATAVWNGPEKNFWVTATMGTINRNMELPPPPPGAPGMFRCAQDGLITDLFQQAGLKNIKQTEVTGKLNSKTTDEYWNVMTEVAAPIVAALSKADEAMKAKIKKEVYEAVNQRYPDGNVQIDSSALVIYGEK from the coding sequence ATGGAACAACAACTGGAAGAAATTCGTGACCAACAAAAAGCGTCATGGGACAAGTTCTCCCCCGGCTGGAAGAAATGGGACGAACTGATGATGGATTTTCTAAAACCCATGGGCGATGAAATTATTCAATTACTACAACCCAAAGCCACCGATGTGGTTTTAGATATAGCAGCAGGAACCGGCGAACCGGGACTGTCTATAGCCACTAAGGTGACTAACGGAAAAGTAATTATCACTGATTTATCGGAAGACATGTTGGCCATAGCGCGCGAAAATGCTATGCTGCGGGGCATTACTAATATTGAAACCCAAGCTTGTGACGTGTGCGAGTTGCCGTTTGCCGACAACACCTTTGACGCCATCAGTTGCCGGTTTGGCTTTATGTTTTTCCCCGATATGCTTTTGGCGGCCAAAGAAATGGCACGGGTCTTAAAACCGGGCGGACGCATAGCCACTGCTGTATGGAATGGCCCTGAAAAGAACTTTTGGGTAACCGCTACGATGGGTACCATCAACCGCAATATGGAGTTACCGCCACCACCACCCGGCGCCCCCGGTATGTTCCGATGCGCCCAAGACGGCTTAATAACTGACTTATTTCAACAAGCCGGATTAAAAAACATCAAGCAAACCGAAGTCACCGGCAAACTAAACAGCAAGACGACCGATGAATACTGGAATGTAATGACTGAGGTAGCCGCACCCATAGTAGCCGCGCTCAGTAAAGCGGACGAGGCCATGAAAGCTAAGATAAAAAAAGAAGTGTATGAGGCCGTGAATCAACGCTATCCGGACGGCAACGTACAGATTGATTCGAGTGCTTTAGTCATTTATGGCGAAAAATAG
- a CDS encoding flavin reductase family protein yields MQFDPNELEHTAVYKLLTGSVIPRPIGWISSISENGVNNLAPFSYFNAVGEDPPHVMFSTGRGNNTNKDTLNNVLATKQFVVNMVTEALAEPMNLTAQAVPSEVDEFELAGVTPIPSHKIKPMRVKESPIAFECELVHHYFLEDHKHGGACVVIGRIVMMHFDDSVLLDNYKINLEAYQPIARLAGSYYSKLGELFSVKRT; encoded by the coding sequence ATGCAATTTGACCCTAACGAACTAGAGCATACCGCTGTCTATAAGCTACTTACCGGCAGTGTCATTCCCAGACCCATTGGTTGGATTTCGAGCATCAGTGAAAACGGCGTCAACAACTTGGCTCCCTTTTCCTATTTCAATGCCGTGGGCGAGGATCCGCCTCATGTAATGTTTTCTACCGGGCGCGGCAACAACACCAACAAAGACACCCTTAACAACGTCTTGGCTACCAAGCAATTTGTAGTGAATATGGTAACCGAAGCCTTGGCCGAACCTATGAACCTTACGGCACAAGCAGTACCTTCAGAGGTAGATGAGTTTGAGCTGGCCGGCGTTACCCCAATTCCCTCCCATAAAATAAAACCCATGCGGGTTAAGGAAAGTCCGATTGCATTTGAATGCGAATTGGTGCACCATTATTTCCTCGAAGACCACAAACACGGGGGTGCCTGTGTGGTTATTGGTCGCATAGTCATGATGCACTTTGACGACAGTGTCTTGTTAGACAATTACAAAATCAATTTAGAAGCTTACCAACCCATTGCCCGGTTGGCCGGTTCCTATTATTCCAAATTAGGAGAGTTATTCTCTGTCAAAAGAACTTAA
- a CDS encoding oxidoreductase, protein MKIAVIGGGPGGLYFSILTKKAMPDCQIDIYERNKPDDSFGFGVVFSDETLGEFLKRDMQSYELIRSQFAYWDDIIVARDGQAVSIAGNGFCGCSRKTLLQLLQQRCREEGVNLHFEQNIDDLSPYKDADIILAADGIGSLIRTRYEKEFGTTIALKKNRFVWLGSTKPLDAFTYFFRTTPHGTIVAHTYQYEAGMSTWIFECSEDTWQKHGFEVTNEADTMAKIAEIFKEELDGHPLISNKSHWRQFPHVTNKNWYHDNIVLLGDAKATAHYSIGSGTKLAMDCAIGLSDAVIAHPNDVQAAFAQYDKTRRNTVEMIQHAALVSLDWFENMDRNNQHPFYQFAFGCMTRAKKVTYENLRLRDKSFTDKVLTEFNTLQKSATTEIPAAFTKFRLREMELENRIVMSPMGQYSAEHGNITPWHLVHYGSRATGGVGLIVTEMTAVAETGRITLGCAGIYTQEQVIKWKDITAFIHQNSRAKIGIQLGHSGRKGGVKKPWEGTNEPIDLPWDLLSASPIAFNDKLPIPREMNTADMETIVSQFVQATKHADEAGFDLIELQAHHGFLLASFLSPLTNIRTDEFGGSIANRLKFPLTVFSAMRKVFPQHKPMSVRISASDWAENGISEEEVITIATAFKEAGADIINVSTGNTVEHQKPQVGRMWQTPFADAVRNTVHIPTITTGYIQDIDQINTIILNGRADLVALGRPLLADANFVRNAQAYEQVEAADIPKPYKAGSSHLYPLKAAERKQTESMKKALKPKSNEK, encoded by the coding sequence ATGAAAATAGCAGTTATAGGTGGCGGTCCGGGTGGACTCTACTTTTCCATATTGACCAAAAAAGCGATGCCTGATTGTCAAATCGACATCTACGAGCGCAACAAACCCGACGACAGCTTTGGTTTTGGCGTGGTCTTCTCTGATGAAACCTTAGGGGAGTTCCTTAAACGCGACATGCAGTCGTATGAATTAATAAGAAGTCAATTCGCTTATTGGGATGACATCATAGTAGCCCGCGACGGACAAGCAGTGAGCATCGCCGGAAACGGGTTTTGCGGCTGTTCGCGAAAGACTTTGTTGCAATTACTACAACAACGCTGTCGCGAGGAAGGAGTCAATTTGCATTTTGAGCAAAATATAGACGATTTAAGCCCCTATAAAGACGCAGACATCATCTTAGCCGCCGATGGCATAGGAAGTCTAATCAGAACGCGTTATGAAAAGGAATTCGGGACTACCATTGCCTTAAAGAAAAACCGCTTTGTATGGCTGGGATCTACCAAACCATTAGATGCCTTTACTTATTTCTTCCGCACCACACCTCACGGAACTATAGTAGCGCATACCTACCAATACGAAGCCGGCATGAGTACCTGGATCTTTGAATGCAGTGAGGATACTTGGCAAAAACACGGTTTTGAAGTGACCAATGAAGCCGACACCATGGCCAAAATAGCGGAAATCTTTAAAGAAGAGCTCGACGGTCATCCCCTGATTTCTAATAAATCACACTGGCGTCAGTTTCCGCACGTTACCAATAAAAACTGGTATCATGATAATATCGTTTTGTTGGGCGATGCCAAAGCCACGGCCCACTATTCTATCGGTTCGGGAACTAAACTGGCAATGGATTGCGCGATTGGCCTTTCTGACGCGGTGATTGCTCATCCTAATGATGTGCAGGCTGCTTTTGCACAATACGATAAAACCCGTAGAAATACGGTAGAAATGATACAACATGCCGCTCTGGTTTCACTGGACTGGTTTGAAAACATGGACCGCAACAACCAGCATCCCTTCTATCAATTTGCTTTTGGGTGCATGACGCGGGCCAAGAAAGTAACGTATGAGAACTTAAGACTGCGCGACAAATCGTTTACCGATAAGGTGTTGACGGAATTCAATACCCTTCAAAAAAGTGCCACCACCGAAATACCGGCCGCTTTTACCAAATTCCGATTACGGGAAATGGAGCTGGAAAACCGCATCGTGATGTCGCCGATGGGACAATATAGCGCGGAACATGGCAACATTACCCCTTGGCATTTGGTGCATTACGGTAGTAGAGCCACCGGGGGTGTCGGACTGATAGTAACCGAAATGACAGCAGTAGCTGAGACAGGACGTATTACTTTAGGTTGTGCCGGTATATATACTCAGGAACAAGTGATTAAATGGAAAGACATAACCGCTTTTATTCATCAAAACAGTCGTGCTAAAATAGGCATACAACTGGGGCATTCCGGTCGCAAAGGCGGGGTTAAAAAACCTTGGGAAGGCACTAATGAGCCTATAGACTTGCCTTGGGATTTACTATCAGCTTCACCGATTGCTTTTAATGACAAGCTGCCTATTCCGCGAGAAATGAATACCGCTGACATGGAAACTATTGTTAGCCAATTTGTACAAGCCACTAAGCATGCTGACGAAGCGGGGTTTGATTTAATCGAATTGCAAGCCCATCACGGGTTTCTGTTGGCTTCCTTCCTATCGCCGCTGACCAATATTCGAACCGACGAATTTGGCGGAAGCATTGCGAATCGTTTGAAATTCCCGCTGACGGTTTTTAGTGCCATGCGAAAAGTATTCCCGCAACACAAGCCGATGTCGGTCAGAATCTCCGCTTCGGATTGGGCTGAAAACGGCATTTCAGAAGAAGAAGTAATCACCATAGCTACCGCTTTTAAAGAAGCCGGTGCCGACATCATCAATGTTTCTACCGGAAATACCGTCGAACATCAAAAACCGCAAGTAGGCCGAATGTGGCAAACACCTTTTGCTGATGCCGTTAGAAATACCGTTCATATCCCTACCATAACAACCGGTTACATTCAGGATATTGACCAAATCAATACCATTATCCTAAACGGCAGAGCTGATTTAGTAGCCTTGGGCCGACCGCTATTGGCCGATGCTAATTTTGTTAGAAATGCTCAAGCCTACGAACAAGTAGAAGCCGCTGATATTCCAAAGCCCTACAAAGCAGGAAGCTCGCACTTATACCCTTTAAAAGCAGCCGAGAGAAAACAAACGGAAAGCATGAAGAAAGCGCTGAAACCTAAGAGCAATGAAAAGTAA
- a CDS encoding four helix bundle protein gives MKKDNIVQIKSYAFAVKIIKTHQFLCTTKKEYVLSKQLLRSGTSIGANIEEAIGGQTDKDFYSKLTIAYKEARETHYWIRLMKDTDYLTEEESNDLLKDTDELLRIIGSIQKTLRNS, from the coding sequence ATGAAAAAGGATAATATTGTTCAAATAAAGAGCTATGCTTTTGCGGTTAAGATTATTAAGACACATCAATTTTTGTGTACCACTAAAAAAGAATATGTTTTGAGTAAACAACTTTTGCGCAGCGGTACTTCCATCGGTGCTAATATCGAAGAAGCCATTGGAGGGCAAACTGATAAAGATTTTTATTCAAAACTCACCATTGCCTACAAGGAGGCACGGGAAACGCATTATTGGATTAGGCTTATGAAAGATACCGACTATCTTACTGAAGAAGAATCCAACGATTTATTAAAAGACACTGATGAATTATTGAGAATAATTGGTTCCATCCAAAAAACGCTCCGTAATTCCTAA